The sequence TTTTCGAGCTGTTCGAAAATTTCGAAACACCTTGGGGATGAAATATCTTCAAGGTTGATTCCGGCAAAACTCGGCTCGATGAGCTTGCAGAACATGACAATCTCGTCAACATCCGTAGAATTTATGCATAAAGGGATCGCGTCGATATTTGCGAACTCCTTGAAAATGATAGACTTTCCCTCCATGACAGGCATTGCCGCCTCCGCCCCGAGGTCTCCGAGCCCCAGAATTGCCGTTCCATCGGAAACGATCGCCACCTGACTGCCGCGGTTTGTCAGAATGTAGGAATTCTGCTTATCCCTGGCGATTTCCGTGCATACGGCTGCAACTCCCGGAGTGTAAGCCGAAGACATGTCCTCTTTGTTTTTTAAACTGACTTTCGATTTTATTTCGATTTTGCCGCGCGACTGGCGATGCAAATCGAGTGATTTTTTTGAATAACTCATATGATGATAACGGGTTCCCTGGTGATATTGAAAGAGAGAGCTGATGCAGGCGGCTTGTTGTACTGTTTTTTTCTATAAAAAAACACAAGTCGAAAGAAATGAATGGCAGCGTCGGAATGTACGTAAAAAAAAGAGATCCCCTATGTTTTGTTTGCGATTCCCCCGACATTCTCTTCTCCTCTTCTTTCTCCTTTCATAGACCTCTGCCCCGACAAACTATCGCTTTTATACGTCATTTTGACCGACCCCAACCAACCCTCCGTGCTCGTCATTATCCTTTGTTTTGTTAAGTTCTTTATTCCCAACAAAAACAGCAAAAAGCAATGAACTTCGATTGCTCCCGATCACGATGAAGATCCCTGCTGTTATGCGATGGTTGTGTCGGGTGCTATGTGTTACGCTTTAAGAATGAGGAAATGGGAGGTTGAGGATTGTGGGGCGTGTCACGTTGGGAGATGAGTTCCGGGTGGGAGGAAAGGATTGGTCAATGAGGAGAAATTTCGGAATTTGCCGGAAAGGAAAACGACATCAGCCTGAGGGAGAAATCATTCGGCCTTGGCTGAACCGGTTATCCTTACGACAACCGGATATTCTTCAAGTCGCTGCGGTATATGGGCACGAGTTGCGGTGTTCTCGCGGGCAAGGCCGACGATGACGGCGGCATCGCCCGCTTCGTTGAGTCCGATGCCTACCGATACCACATCCGGAAGCGCCATCAGCCGTGCTTCATGAAAGCGCTTTACTTCCTGAATGCTCTTCATATTCATATCGTTTGCACAATTGGTCACCAACGGCAACAACAAAGAGAAAAACAGAACCCTCCAAGCGTTCACAGCGCCACGCCAAGCAGGCTGAATACGTTCTGGATCCTGTTGATGACCGTTGTCCGGTCGCTTCCGGCAAACAGCAGCCCAACCAAACGGCCACCGCCGTCAAGCACTGCAGAACCGCTGTCACCTCCCTGGCTCATGGCCCCGGCAAGCAGCTGATCGCTGAACTGCGCAACACGGTCGCCGCCATAGTTCACGTTCACGGTTACATCGACCTGTTCGATCTCCCCGGTGGTCAATCCTGTCGTGCGTCCGCTTTTTCTGATGGCCATACCGAGAGTTCCCTCCGCACTGCCCGAAATGGCGCCGATACCAAGTATATCGCTCTGCAGCTCCGAGTGGTTCAGGGGACGCGCGATAGCCGCGTCAACCAGATTCTTTGCCGCCTGGGCCGTAACGGCCTGCAGCCTGGTATTGCTGCCGGTCAGCGAAGCGACGAGATTGCAGGCTTCGGCAATAGAGTTCGCAACCGGACAACTGCTTGCAGAGCCGGAATAGCTGATCGGTATGAATTCGGCAAGCTCGGCTATGATGTCGGCAGGATTCGTGCCTCCGTCATACGGTCCCGGCTGCAGTATCGGGTCGCCTGGGGACGCATCGTTGCTGTTGGCCAGTACGTGATTGTTCGAAAGAATATAGATCTCTCCGTTCTTTTTCACGAGGCAGCCCAGCGTTCCGGCGGTAATTTCGAAATGCCCGATGCTCACCCCTCCCGGTGCCGGCCTGAAACGTCCAGTCGGCGGCTGAAACACCCGTATCCTGCCTGTCGCCACCACATCGGTTGGAAATCCGTCAACCGATTTCGGCAAGAGATCCGCGCTCATGAGCTTCGAAGAGGGCTCTTTTCGTTCAACCGAGCAGATAATGCTCAACTGATCGGTCTTATTCCCTGCCGTCGTCTTGTAGCCTATACCCGTAGCAACCACATTCCTGTAGTTCATAAGCGAATCGCGTACGGAATCGAGTACCGGGATTATTGATGAGATGATGGCGTTCATGGGCACTCCTTTGTTCAGGGATTGAAAGGACGCAGAGAGAAAGATGTAACCGTAAAGATACGAAAGATGAAATCCTCAGGCAAAACGGCATGCTCCCCTGCCTCACAAAAAACCCTGCCTGCCCGGCTTCACGCTCCGTCAATCTTTTCATCTTGCCGCATCGTATCGAGCACCTCCTGAAACGCCTGCTGCAACTCAGGCCGCCTTACATCAGGAACCTTGCCCGCGTCGAGGCAGCGACTGAAAACGTCGTGTTCGCTCAGTTCTTCGAGCGACTCATCTTCCGATAGCCGCTTCATGGCAGCGGTTGCGACGCAATTGTTCCTGAGCCTGCGGATTTCAAGTCTGGAGCCTTTCACGGCTTCGTCAATGATGCTCCTCAGATCTCCCGCCAGATCGTCGCCGGAGTACTCGATCTCCAGCCAGGCGGTGCTCCCGGAAGCCTTGAGTTCGAAAATACGGGCGGTAATGGCGTCAAGCGTACCGCTGATCCGTTCGAGCTGCTGGAAGCAGGGCACCTGAACCGTGGTAATCGTCCGCTCACCACCGCTGAACTCCACAAACACAACCTCTTTCCTCTGCCGGGCCTCTCCGAACCCCATGGGAATGGGCGAACCGCTGTAGCGCAGGTGCTCCTTCCCCGTTACCCGCTGGGGAACGTGCAGATGACCGAGAGCGAAGTAGTCGATCCCTTGGGGAAAGACCGATACGCTGACGTGCGCAAGAGATCCTGCATATATTTCGCGAACCCCGTCACCATCGACGGTCGTGCCGCCAGCCGTGAAGAGGTGGCCCATGGCGATCATGGGCAGAAATCCGCCCTCCTGCAGCCGCCGCTGTTCCGCTGCCATGCAGACCTCCCGATAGTGGCGTTCGATGCCATCGATCAGCTTCCGGTTCTTCTCCTCCATGCTCTCGCCCGGCCCGACGCTCCGTATATCGCGGTCGCGAAGATGCGGCACCGCGCAGACCACGGCTTCGGCTTTCCCCCGCCGGTCGCGGAGTACCACAACCTCGTCCATCGGGTCATCGCCGACCGAGCCCACCACATGCACGTCGAGCGTGCGAAGCAGGGCTTTCGGAGCATCGAGAAACGAGGGGGAATCGTGGTTTCCGGCGGTGATCACCACATGGCGGCAAACCTTCGACCGGGCCATCCTGTAAAGGAAACCGTAGTAAAGCTCCTGCACCCCGCTGCCCGGTACGGAGGTATCGAACACATCGCCCGCAACAAGCAGCGCATCGACCTTTTCGGTTTCTATCAGTGCATGGAGCCAGTCGAGAAAAGCCGTGAACTCATTGTAACGGCTCCTACCGTACAGGGTGCGGCCCAGATGCCAGTCGGATGTATGAAGAAATTTCATGCTACCAGTTCTCCCCACCGTCATGCCCGTCCGGAGTGCCGGCAGCCGGGGATGTTTCGACACCGAGCCCTCCAAGGGCGATAGCGATGCCTATGGCCACCAGCAGGACCCCCGATACCGACTCGATCACGACGAGAATCTTTGAAAACCTCGCCAGAGGGGTGATGTCGCCGTATCCGGTAGACGTTATGGTAACCGCGCTGAAGTAGAGGCAGTCCAGAAAAACCGGAACTTTCGCCTGGTGGTTGAACGAAATCACGTCAGTCAGGGGAAGCCGGCTTGCCTGCAGAAGTTTTTCTATCGGCGGCGAACCGGCATCTTCCGGCCAACCGACAACCTTGGCCCGAATACCACGCCACATGACGGGAGAAATGCCCTGAAAGGCCCGCATGGACGCCGTACGCCGCAAAGTCTCGCCGTACCGTTTTACGGATGCCTGCATTGCCGGAGTGCGAAGCTTCTCGTAATACCGGTACTCCGCCGTCGATTCGTTCAGATCGCTGATCGAACACTGGAAATAAAAGAATCCCGAAAACACCACGATAACTGCCACATACGACAGCAGAACGCTCCCGAGCTGCAGATTTCTCGAAGCGCCCGTAAGGGTCAGGTGAATGACGTGAAATATGGCGTAGAACAGCGAGAGAGGAATCGAGAGAAGCAGCACGAGCACCATGAGTTCAAGCGGGATATTGTCACCGTACATCTGCCCGGAAACCCATAAATACTCCGAAAATTCCACAAAACCCGCACAAAGGAACAGGCTTATTCCGGCTGTGGCCAGTATCCGCCGGTTCGTTTTCAGGAATTCGAATATGGAGCCCATCATTTTTCCGGATTTTCTTGCGATCGGATCTGCCCGTTGAAAAAGCATTCTTCGGTAATATACCGATCCTCCGGAGCCAAAGAAACCGTTCGCGCAATTCGACCTCCCGAATTGGCTCCCGAAGCGACCATTTCGACTGCAGGTACGAGCCTGGCCGGCAAACTTATTTTTTTTCCGGAAGCGGCCATTTGATCGTTTCTCCATCAGCGTACTGCTCTGTTCCGCTCGCCTTCTCTGCCGGTTGTTTCACGGCGCTGTTATCGGCAGGACGATTCAGTAGCCTGTAAAAAAAACGCTTCCCTTTTTCAAAAGCAAGGTGAAGTTGATTTCCTGTCTTCTGTTCAGTGGTGTCAATAGCCATGATTTATTATACTTAAGATCGATTCCCGAAAAAACAAGTGCATCCTCATGTTTGCATATTTTCAATATCTGCCTATACATACACATAAACAGCACGACTATCACTACCTGTTGTAACAAATAAAGGCACCTCAATTATTTATTTCCGCATTCTTCATGACAATAACCGGAATCACCCCCGGAAATTCAGGAGTGCAGGTATGCAGCTTCTCCGAAGCGGCTCGGAAAATCCGGCCAATTTTCATCGTCAGGATCCATCGCCGTTGGATCAATCCCCAGAACCATCACATGATGAAACACACTTGCAGCGCATTCAACCGCTTCTTCTTGGCATACGCTCTCCCCCCTTATGGGTTCATGACCGATAGCTTGTCCCATAGTCCCCCCTGACCTTGTCAGGCAAACGGAAAGAGAGGCTCCCGCAGGTTCCGCACCTGTTATGATACCGTCGTCCCCTGTCACGAGCAGACTGGGGACTGTAGTTCCACCCCTGAAACGGGATGAGCATGCTTATCTTCCGGTTTTTTTGAATATGTACTTCTGTTTGAAGCTGTCTCCCGGTATGAGCGTACCGAAATAGATCCCCTCCAGCACAAGACGGCCTTCATCGTCAAACCTGAACGAACCGTTCAGATCGATATCTTTCGGTACGGTGTTGCCATGCTCGGCAGTGAATGTGATCGACCCGGCCTGAAGATCGCAGGAAACCGTACCCCAATAATCTTTTCTGATTTCAAACGGTATTGCCGTCACAGAAAAGGTTCTGTCAGGTTTGATTATCAACTCCTCGATATTCCCCCCTACTTCCCTCCAGTAGCCTGCAAGAGGATTTGCTTTTTTCGTATAGACGTAGAGCGTGTTGTCCCTGACATTCCCTTTTTTCCTGATTTTCGCGCTGATGGTGTAGAGCGTACCATCCTGCACGTCACGGCCGACAACAAGCTGGCCGCGTTTCTGATCGATCGTTATGCCTGTTTCGGGAACGACCTGCCATTCAGTCCTTACGTCTGCGGCAGTTTCGGCCATCGGGAAAAAATACGGGCTTGTAACGGCTTTTATTTCGAGTTTCAGCGTATCTCCGGGACAGGCATATTGCGGATAAAAATCGTTGATCAGCAGAGCGTCGCACTGTTCCGCGGTCAACGACGAGAACGATACGCCGAAACATATCGCATGGCATAACAGCAGCAGACAGATAACTGCAGTCCGACGGAACACCTTTTTCATCAATGACATGGCAAACCTCCATACGTTTATGGTGACATGAACCCGCTATATTCCTCACGATTTCAAGGCAGACAGGAAGCGTGCTTCAAAAACACGCCTGCGGAATACCCTTACAGATGACCGGCACTGCTTATGGCTTGCCGGAATCCACGGGCAGAAGCTCCCGAGGCATTCCGGGAAACCGGGAAGCGAGTTTCCCGAAATATCCGGGACTGTCGATACAATCAGAATTATCCGGTTCGGTACAGGGTATTTCAACGACGCGCCACGATCCTTTGATCCTGTGCAGCAGGGCAAGAAAATCCTCATAATGACTGCTGCCGTCCTTCGACTGCGGCTGTGTATGCACCCAGGCCCACCCGTTGCCGACCTTCATGGTCACAACAACGAACACCACATCGAGCTGGTGCAGCTCTTTCACCTTGAGACGCATGGCATCGAGAATGGCTTTGCGTTCGGCGCTGCCCCGCGCTGGAGTGTGAATCCCGGTCGTTTTGGCCTGAACTTCGGCCCATGAAAGAGGCGTGATCAGGAGAGATGCTGTTACCGCGACAACAGCCATCGCGAAGAGGATCGGTTGCGAATGTGTTTTCATCATGATCGTTCGGCTTGAATTTTGAATGGTACATGGTATATCGCAGAACACCCTGTATTCTGCTCCTTCCTGTTTCAGATCCGATTCAAAGAGTTAAAGCGATCGCAGGCATGCAGGCCACACGACAGGGTGCTGAAGGTTCTTCCTGATACTACCCGCCCGTTCATGCCGCCTGACCACGAGCAATCGTCATGAGGTGTATAAAGGAAAGTAAGTGACCAGGGTGATAAAAACCAATAGAGTGAGAATAAGGGACGGAAGTGACTGAGAAAATACAAGTCCAAAACAAATCCTGTTTCGTATTATATTTGTAAATTTTCTCATTGATACGTTTGTCTTTCAAATAAAAGCAACGTGTATGCTATGCCGAGCGATGCGAGGCATGATGCGCCGAATGCCTTGCATCATGTCATGGTTCGAGGGGAATGGTGCTGCTCCTATCGGGGTACCCCCCTTCTTTCTGACGTTCATCAATCCACCCACCTCCAGTCACGTACTTCCGGCATGTCTTCGCCATACTTTGTGATGTACTCCTTATGCTCGGTCAGGCGGTCGCGAACATATTGCCTGATGTAAGCGGCTTTAGGCTTCAGGCACTCTACACGGTTGACCACGTCGGCTGCCAGGTGGAAGCGGTCAAGGTCGTTCATCACCACCATGTCGAAGGGCGTGGTGGTCGTCCCCTCCTCCTTGTAGCCGCGCACGTGCATGTTGCCGTGATTGGTTCGCCGGTAAGTGAGGCGGTGTATCAGCCAGGGATATCCGTGATAGGCAAAGATGATTGGCCTGTCGGTCGTGAACATATCGTCGAACTCACGGTCGTCGAGGCCATGAGGGTGCTCCTCCTTTGGCTGAAGAGTCATCAGATCCACAACGTTGACAACCCTGATCTTCAGCTCGGGCGAAAGGTTACGAAGAATCTTGACGGCAGCAAGCGTTTCAAGCGTCGGCACATCCCCGGCGCAGGCCATCACCACATCGGGCTGCCCTTCCCCGGTATCGTTCGATGCCCAATCCCAGACACCGATACCACGGGTACAGTGCCTGATGGAGGACTCCATGTCGAGCCACTGCCAAGAAGGCTGCTTTCCCGCCACGATCACGTTGATGTAGTTGCGCGACCGGAGGCAGTGGTCGGTGACTGAGAGCAACGTGTTGGCATCCGGTGGCAGGTAGACACGGATCACCTCGGCTTTCTTGTTCACTACGTGGTCGATGAACCCCGGATCCTGATGCGAGAAGCCATTGTGATCCTGCCGCCAGACGTGGGAGGTCAGGAAATAGTTGAGCGATGCTATGGGCCTCCGCCACGGAATTTCGCTGTCGGTAACCTTGAGCCACTTGGCGTGCTGGTTGAACATCGAATCGATGATATGAATGAACGCCTCGTAACAGGAAAAAAAGCCGTGGCGACCGGTCAGCAGGTACCCTTCCAACCACCCCTGACAGGTATGCTCGGAGAGAATCTCCATCACCCTGCCATCCGGAGAGAGATGATCGTCGGACGGCAGGGTCCGGGCCATCCAGGCACGATCGGTCTCCTCAAACAGATCGCCGAGACGGTTCGACGCGGTCTCGTCCGGCCCGAAAACCCGGAAGTTGGCCGTTTTCTCGTTGAGCTTCATAATGTCGCGCAGGAATCGGGCCATCGGCTTCGGCGCTTCGGCCTCCACCGAACCCGGCGACGGGACGTCGAGTGCATAGTCGCGGAAATCGGGCATACGCAGTTCCCTGAGCAAAAGACCGCCATTGGCGTGCGGATTGTCGCCCATGCGCTTCTGTCCTTTCGGAGCCAGCGCCTGCAGCTCCGGCAGAAGCACCCCGTCAGGCGAAAAAAGCTCCTCAGCCCGGTAGCTCTTCAGCCACGATTCAAGCAAAGCCATGTGCTCCGGATTGTCGCGCACCGTACTGAATGGCACCTGATGCGAACGCCAGTTTCCCTCGGCAGGCTTGCCATCAACCACTTTCGGTCCTGTCCACCCCTTCGGCGAACGGAACACGATCATCGGCCATCGGGGGCGCTCGGTCACGCCATCCACTCTCGCCTGTCGCTGAATTGCAGCGATCTCGTCGAAACAGCTATCCATGATGGCGGCCATCTTACCGTGCATCGTCACCGGATCGTCTCCCTCGACTAAATACGGCCTGTAACCGTAACCAAACATGAGCTGTTCAAGCTCCTCATGCGAAATTCTGGCCAATACTGTCGGGTTGGCGATTTTGTACCCATTCAGATGCAGAATAGGCAGCACCGCACCATCGCGCTTTGGGTTCAGGAACTTGTTGCTGTGCCATGCCGTAGCCAGAGGCCCCGTCTCAGCCTCCCCGTCGCCCACAACACAGGCCGTGATCAGGTCGGGATTGTCAAACACCGCCCCGAAAGCGTGCGATAACGCATAACCGAGTTCACCCCCCTCGTGGATCGAACCGGGAGTCTCCGGAGCTACATGGCTCGGAATGCCTCCGGGAAAGGAAAACTGCCGGAACAATCGCTTCATGCCAGCCTCGTCGAACGACACGTCGGGATAATACTCGCTGTAAGTGCCCTCCAACCAGACGTTCGCCACCAGCGCAGGCCCCCCATGCCCCGGTCCGGCGATATAGACGATGTCGAGGTCGCGGTTCCTGATGATGCGGTTCAGATGCACATAGAGGAAATTGAGGCCCGGAGTTGTACCCCAGTGCCCAAGCAGACGGGGCTTGATGTCTTCTTTTGAAAGAGGTTCCTTGAGAAGAGGATTGTTCATCAGGTAGATCTGCCCTACCGAAAGATAGTTGGCCGCTCTCCACCAACCATGCATCAGTTCAAGTTCACGTTCAGACAGCGAACTATTGGTATGTGTCATGATTATTTTCTTTGGTTTCTGTATCCGGATCGCACCGGCACCTGCACGCGGCACCGCCCAACGCGGTTATCGGGTTGCGCGACAGATACACGAAAATGAAATCAACTCGCTTCAAGAAGGCGTCTGGTCTCCCTCACAATCGTCACCTCTTCATTGGTCTCCATCACCCTGACGACAACAGAACTCTTATCCTGTGAAATGATTGCTGCGTTGTTCCCGTTTCTCTCCATGTCGAGCCTGATACCGAGAAAACCGAGACCCGAACAGATTCGCTCGCGAATATCGGGCGAGTGCAGCCCGATGCCGCCCGTAAAAACAATCATATCGAGCCCCCCAAGCGCTGCCGCAAGAGCTCCGATGTGCTTGCGCGCGCTGTAGCAGAACAGCTCAACGGCCAGCTGCGCCCGTTCGTCGCTCTTCTCCGCATCGAGCAGATCGCGCATGTCGTCACTCACCCCGGACACGCCGAGCAGACCCGACTTCCTGTTCACCATATCTCTGAGACCTGCCGCATCAAGAAGGCCCTGCTGCAACAGATA comes from Chlorobium limicola DSM 245 and encodes:
- a CDS encoding potassium channel family protein: MLFQRADPIARKSGKMMGSIFEFLKTNRRILATAGISLFLCAGFVEFSEYLWVSGQMYGDNIPLELMVLVLLLSIPLSLFYAIFHVIHLTLTGASRNLQLGSVLLSYVAVIVVFSGFFYFQCSISDLNESTAEYRYYEKLRTPAMQASVKRYGETLRRTASMRAFQGISPVMWRGIRAKVVGWPEDAGSPPIEKLLQASRLPLTDVISFNHQAKVPVFLDCLYFSAVTITSTGYGDITPLARFSKILVVIESVSGVLLVAIGIAIALGGLGVETSPAAGTPDGHDGGENW
- a CDS encoding exonuclease SbcCD subunit D C-terminal domain-containing protein, with amino-acid sequence MKFLHTSDWHLGRTLYGRSRYNEFTAFLDWLHALIETEKVDALLVAGDVFDTSVPGSGVQELYYGFLYRMARSKVCRHVVITAGNHDSPSFLDAPKALLRTLDVHVVGSVGDDPMDEVVVLRDRRGKAEAVVCAVPHLRDRDIRSVGPGESMEEKNRKLIDGIERHYREVCMAAEQRRLQEGGFLPMIAMGHLFTAGGTTVDGDGVREIYAGSLAHVSVSVFPQGIDYFALGHLHVPQRVTGKEHLRYSGSPIPMGFGEARQRKEVVFVEFSGGERTITTVQVPCFQQLERISGTLDAITARIFELKASGSTAWLEIEYSGDDLAGDLRSIIDEAVKGSRLEIRRLRNNCVATAAMKRLSEDESLEELSEHDVFSRCLDAGKVPDVRRPELQQAFQEVLDTMRQDEKIDGA
- a CDS encoding trypsin-like peptidase domain-containing protein, whose protein sequence is MNAIISSIIPVLDSVRDSLMNYRNVVATGIGYKTTAGNKTDQLSIICSVERKEPSSKLMSADLLPKSVDGFPTDVVATGRIRVFQPPTGRFRPAPGGVSIGHFEITAGTLGCLVKKNGEIYILSNNHVLANSNDASPGDPILQPGPYDGGTNPADIIAELAEFIPISYSGSASSCPVANSIAEACNLVASLTGSNTRLQAVTAQAAKNLVDAAIARPLNHSELQSDILGIGAISGSAEGTLGMAIRKSGRTTGLTTGEIEQVDVTVNVNYGGDRVAQFSDQLLAGAMSQGGDSGSAVLDGGGRLVGLLFAGSDRTTVINRIQNVFSLLGVAL
- a CDS encoding phosphoketolase family protein, producing MTHTNSSLSERELELMHGWWRAANYLSVGQIYLMNNPLLKEPLSKEDIKPRLLGHWGTTPGLNFLYVHLNRIIRNRDLDIVYIAGPGHGGPALVANVWLEGTYSEYYPDVSFDEAGMKRLFRQFSFPGGIPSHVAPETPGSIHEGGELGYALSHAFGAVFDNPDLITACVVGDGEAETGPLATAWHSNKFLNPKRDGAVLPILHLNGYKIANPTVLARISHEELEQLMFGYGYRPYLVEGDDPVTMHGKMAAIMDSCFDEIAAIQRQARVDGVTERPRWPMIVFRSPKGWTGPKVVDGKPAEGNWRSHQVPFSTVRDNPEHMALLESWLKSYRAEELFSPDGVLLPELQALAPKGQKRMGDNPHANGGLLLRELRMPDFRDYALDVPSPGSVEAEAPKPMARFLRDIMKLNEKTANFRVFGPDETASNRLGDLFEETDRAWMARTLPSDDHLSPDGRVMEILSEHTCQGWLEGYLLTGRHGFFSCYEAFIHIIDSMFNQHAKWLKVTDSEIPWRRPIASLNYFLTSHVWRQDHNGFSHQDPGFIDHVVNKKAEVIRVYLPPDANTLLSVTDHCLRSRNYINVIVAGKQPSWQWLDMESSIRHCTRGIGVWDWASNDTGEGQPDVVMACAGDVPTLETLAAVKILRNLSPELKIRVVNVVDLMTLQPKEEHPHGLDDREFDDMFTTDRPIIFAYHGYPWLIHRLTYRRTNHGNMHVRGYKEEGTTTTPFDMVVMNDLDRFHLAADVVNRVECLKPKAAYIRQYVRDRLTEHKEYITKYGEDMPEVRDWRWVD